Proteins encoded together in one Balearica regulorum gibbericeps isolate bBalReg1 chromosome 3, bBalReg1.pri, whole genome shotgun sequence window:
- the POLH gene encoding DNA polymerase eta, with protein sequence MSRGRERVVALVDMDCFFMQVEQRLDPQLRGRPCAVVQYTEWQGGGIIAVSYEARAFGVSRGMWATEARALCPDLALARVPQARGKADLTRYREASVEVMQVLSRFAAIERASIDEAYLDLTGSARERLRALQGRPLAAALLPTTFVQGLPDAPDPQPGGKEELRQRGLHEWLASLSFDNPDCPDLQLTMGAVIVEEIRVAVEAATGFRCSAGISHNKTLAKLACGLNKPNRQTLVSSRFVPQLFSQVPISNIRNLGGKLGTAITDILGVEYIGQLTQFSETELQTHFGDKTGSWLYDLCRGIEDEPVKNRYLPQSIGCSKNFPGRTALATQKEVQHWLLQLALELESRLIKDRSQNHRVAKQLMVVIRMQGDTRVSRFCALSRYDAQKMCNDAFALIQNCNMAGAHQAAWSPPLISVLLSANKFSEPATLLSAGIATFLTSNTQSDGTAAATSTRPRVKFFRSPSKEHRQKPANAIESFFQKATERQQSQTVTATSLPAATTAASPLPSSPEHQERDGIGLASVQCDLESPVKWSPRDGSPTSQYESLPCKKLLSDATQTPSTPPSSRTLLKLEPATEGNEQNLPPSPELALLPPASPGDQQRCEKCDQLVLVWEFPEHMDYHFALELQSSFLEPSAPTAPAAAPSPKAAASKSPAKAKNKPKTPAGSSAKRPREGVTRTLDFFFKRLPP encoded by the exons ATGTCGCGGGGTCGGGAGCGGGTGGTGGCCCTGGTGGACATGGACTGCTTCTTCATGCAGGTGGAGCAGCGCCTCGACCCGCAGCTGCGCGGCCGCCCCTGCGCCGTGGTGCAGTACACCGAGTGGCAGGGCGGCGG GATCATCGCGGTGAGCTACGAGGCACGCGCCTTCGGCGTGTCCCGTGGGATGTGGGCGACGGAGGCGCGGGCGCTGTGCCCCGACCTGGCGCTGGCGCGGGTGCCCCAGGCGCGGGGCAAAGCCGACCTCACCCG GTACCGGGAGGCCAGCGTGGAGGTGATGCAGGTGCTGTCGCGCTTCGCCGCCATCGAGCGGGCCAGCATCGACGAGGCGTACCTGGACCTGACGGGCAGCGCGCGGGAGCGGCTGCGGGCCCTGCAggggcgccccctggcggccgCGCTGCTGCCCACCACCTTCGTGCAGGGGCTGCCCGACGCCCCCGACCCCCAGCCCGGCGGGAAGG AGGAGCTGCGGCAACGTGGCTTGCACGAGTGGCTGGCGTCACTGTCTTTCGATAACCCTGATTGTCCTGACCTGCAGCTGACCATGGGTGCAGTAATTGTGGAAGAAATTAGGGTGGCTGTAGAAGCAGCCACTGGATTCAGGTGTTCAGCTGGGATTTCGCACAACAAG ACGCTGGCAAAACTGGCCTGCGGGTTAAACAAGCCCAACCGCCAGACACTAGTATCTTCACGATTTGTCCCACAGCTCTTCAGCCAAGTGCCCATCAGCAATAT CCGTAACCTGGGAGGCAAGCTTGGCACTGCCATCACAGATATCCTGGGAGTGGAGTACATCGGGCAGCTGACACAGTTCAGCGAGACAGAGCTCCAGACTCACTTTGGAGACAAAACCGG GTCCTGGCTCTATGACTTGTGCAGAGGAATTGAAGATGAACCTGTCAAAAATCGGTACCTGCCTCAGTCTATTGGCTGCAGCAAGAACTTCCCTGGGAGGACAGCCCTGGCCACACAGAAGGAG GTACAACACTGGCTCCTGCAGCTGGCCTTGGAGCTGGAATCCAGACTGATCAAGGACAGGAGCCAG AACCACCGAGTGGCCAAGCAGCTGATGGTGGTCATCCGCATGCAGGGAGACACCCGAGTGTCGCGCTTTTGCGCTCTGTCCCGCTACGATGCCCAGAAGATGTGCAACGATGCCTTTGCCCTCATCCAAAACTGCAACATGGCTGGGGCTCACCAGGCGGCCTG GTCACCACCACTCATATCGGTGCTTCTCTCGGCAAACAAATTCTCAGAGCCTGCCACACTCCTCTCTGCAGGCATTGCCACCTTCCTGACGAGCAATACCCAGTCTGATGGTACTGCCGCAGCCACTTCTACAAGGCCCAGGGTCAAGTTCTTCAGGAGCCCAAGCAAAGAGCACAGGCAGAAGCCAGCCAACGCTATTGAATCCTTCTTCCAAAAGGCGACAGAAAGGCAACAGTCACAAACAGTGACAGCCaccagcctgcctgctgctaCCACTGCAGCGTcacctctgcccagctccccagAGCACCAGGAGAGAGATGGCATTGGACTTGCCTCTGTGCAATGTGACCTGGAGTCCCCTGTGAAGTGGAGTCCCAGAGATGGGAGTCCCACCTCTCAGTATGAGAGTCTTCCCTGCAAGAAGTTGCTCTCTGATGCTACACAAACACCCTCGACTCCACCCAGCTCCAGGACCCTTCTGAAATTAGAGCCAGCTACGGAGGGAAATGAACAGAATTTGCCACCCTCTCCTGAGcttgccctgctccctccagccTCGCCGGGGGATCAGCAGCGCTGTGAGAAGTGTGACCAGCTCGTGCTGGTGTGGGAGTTCCCAGAGCACATGGACTACCACTTTGCTCTGGAGCTGCAAAGCTCCTTCTTGGAGCCCAGTGCTCccactgctccagcagcagctcccagcccaaAGGCTGCAGCTTCCAAGTCTCCTGCCAAGGCAAAGAACAAGCCCAAGACTCCAGCGGGATCTAGTGCAAAACGACCCAGAGAAGGCGTGACAAGAACTttagattttttctttaagcgCTTACCTCCTTAA